A region from the Spirochaeta thermophila DSM 6192 genome encodes:
- a CDS encoding bactofilin family protein → MDILSVVGVPQPAHRIGPEARVTGTLRVKEPLVIEGRFEGRIEGGSVVAVASGAMVRADIVADAVVLAGRVEGDVEASSKVYLLSGCEMYGSIRTARISIADDAVFEGSCEMLRAPDEIDIFAYTVDQLRYSLKKVK, encoded by the coding sequence ATGGATATACTTTCGGTTGTCGGTGTACCGCAGCCCGCCCACAGGATAGGGCCTGAGGCCAGGGTGACGGGTACGCTCAGGGTGAAAGAGCCGCTGGTGATAGAGGGTCGTTTCGAAGGAAGGATAGAGGGGGGTAGCGTGGTGGCGGTGGCCTCCGGCGCAATGGTGAGGGCCGACATCGTGGCCGATGCGGTGGTGCTCGCGGGTAGGGTGGAAGGCGATGTTGAGGCCTCCTCGAAGGTGTATCTGCTCTCGGGGTGCGAGATGTACGGCTCCATCCGTACTGCGCGTATCAGCATCGCCGACGATGCGGTCTTCGAAGGTTCGTGTGAGATGCTTCGTGCGCCTGACGAGATCGATATCTTCGCCTACACGGTGGATCAGCTTCGATACTCGCTCAAGAAGGTGAAGTAG
- a CDS encoding tetratricopeptide repeat protein — protein MISETKKKVLEYFARGRNYYKMMEFEKAREEFAKALALDPEDGPSKVYYARCLHYMKNPPPEDWDGVFEMTTK, from the coding sequence GTGATCTCCGAGACCAAGAAAAAGGTCCTGGAGTACTTCGCCCGGGGGCGCAACTACTACAAGATGATGGAGTTTGAGAAAGCCAGGGAGGAGTTCGCCAAGGCCCTGGCCCTCGATCCCGAGGATGGACCTTCAAAGGTCTACTACGCGCGCTGTCTTCACTACATGAAGAACCCGCCGCCCGAGGATTGGGACGGCGTGTTCGAGATGACCACGAAGTAG
- a CDS encoding response regulator transcription factor yields the protein MEKKKILIVDDEEINLEFFEIMLSKLGFEVYKARDGEEALLVMKEQRPDLVLLDNIMPKLSGWEVTRIVKQEPDYRDVAHIPIVMFSAMDDVRDKIEGFELGVEDYITKPFNFSEVLARINSVLRHQDMARQLVQRERRLAVLESLNKSLAYFARHMREPLSVLLDESREVGVSDPKTVEAFLGKVREVAEKSLAALDALEEEVEELSRQDSSLKEGEISLDDLEERYQRHFKVWKEREIV from the coding sequence ATGGAAAAGAAAAAGATCCTTATCGTGGACGATGAAGAGATCAACCTCGAGTTCTTCGAGATCATGCTGAGCAAGCTGGGGTTCGAGGTCTACAAGGCGAGGGACGGAGAAGAGGCCTTGCTGGTAATGAAGGAGCAGCGACCCGACCTCGTCCTCCTCGACAACATCATGCCGAAACTCTCGGGCTGGGAGGTGACGCGCATCGTGAAGCAGGAGCCCGACTACAGGGACGTGGCGCACATTCCCATCGTGATGTTCTCGGCCATGGACGACGTGAGGGACAAGATCGAGGGATTCGAGCTGGGGGTGGAAGACTACATCACCAAGCCGTTCAACTTCTCGGAGGTGCTCGCGCGGATCAACTCGGTGCTCAGGCATCAGGACATGGCCCGTCAGCTCGTGCAGCGGGAGCGGAGGCTTGCCGTGCTGGAGTCGCTCAACAAGTCGCTCGCCTACTTTGCCCGCCACATGAGGGAGCCGCTCTCCGTGCTCCTCGATGAGAGCAGAGAGGTGGGTGTCTCCGACCCCAAGACAGTGGAGGCCTTCCTTGGTAAGGTGAGGGAGGTGGCCGAGAAGAGCCTCGCGGCCCTCGACGCTCTCGAGGAAGAGGTGGAAGAGCTTTCCCGGCAGGATTCTTCCCTCAAGGAAGGTGAGATCTCGCTCGATGATCTGGAAGAGCGCTATCAACGACACTTCAAGGTGTGGAAAGAGCGGGAGATCGTATAG
- a CDS encoding YARHG domain-containing protein, with protein sequence MRKLLLPAVMLLSLAVGYTQEVRVELVGRFEDIKFKVMEPMMITPSGFWVDEKRQRIIIDDEIDYQRFEIEWGGEKVRLLKEELKKICWWMGGDVYPIGEYTFGVRNGSVQVRDAHYNRIVCFSSADGEALHGLLPLGPVFFLKGKDRFYSVFPWKNGSAGSVDTDGRIYMGKEVIELLRALDPEKYEASVRRAEELGLREAFEEGRALVWGRTYYDTPERLHEYWGEWLFRSEADPIYADEQGNLYQLYLNFEEDVGSEFAVVGPDGEYLVRVEHVAKGSEILGREYRAEGVMRPPYLVYGVYVGFGGNVYFYVAGYEYTEVFRIRRTWGEPSIYALAVNGYTDDWYGEYVDGVLEKMSDEELRLLRNCVFALYGYVFKDESLREYFSEQVWYEPDPGVDPGRLELPPERRRLVERVVQEERKRGLRK encoded by the coding sequence ATGAGGAAATTACTTTTGCCAGCAGTAATGCTCTTGAGTCTTGCGGTGGGGTATACGCAGGAAGTGAGGGTAGAGCTTGTTGGGCGCTTTGAGGATATTAAGTTTAAGGTGATGGAGCCCATGATGATAACTCCCTCCGGTTTTTGGGTGGATGAGAAAAGGCAGCGTATAATAATTGATGACGAGATTGATTACCAGCGGTTTGAGATTGAGTGGGGGGGAGAGAAGGTAAGACTCCTTAAGGAGGAGTTGAAGAAGATTTGCTGGTGGATGGGAGGAGATGTATACCCAATAGGTGAGTATACATTTGGTGTGAGGAATGGGAGTGTGCAGGTGCGTGATGCTCACTATAATAGAATAGTGTGTTTTTCAAGCGCTGATGGCGAAGCGCTTCATGGGCTGCTACCGCTTGGACCTGTATTTTTTCTCAAGGGGAAGGATAGGTTCTATAGTGTGTTTCCATGGAAGAACGGGAGTGCAGGATCTGTGGATACGGATGGGCGGATCTATATGGGTAAGGAGGTTATAGAGCTTCTTAGAGCCCTTGATCCTGAGAAGTACGAGGCGAGTGTGAGGCGGGCTGAGGAGCTGGGGCTTAGGGAGGCCTTTGAAGAAGGGCGGGCGCTGGTATGGGGGAGGACGTACTATGACACGCCAGAGCGGCTGCACGAGTATTGGGGAGAGTGGTTGTTCAGGAGCGAGGCCGATCCAATATATGCGGATGAGCAGGGTAACCTCTACCAACTTTACTTGAACTTTGAGGAAGATGTAGGTTCTGAGTTTGCGGTGGTGGGGCCTGATGGGGAGTATCTGGTGAGGGTCGAGCACGTGGCCAAGGGGTCTGAGATACTGGGGAGGGAATATAGAGCGGAAGGAGTGATGCGGCCGCCGTATCTTGTGTATGGGGTATATGTGGGGTTTGGAGGGAACGTGTACTTTTATGTGGCGGGGTATGAGTACACGGAGGTGTTTCGGATACGGAGGACGTGGGGGGAGCCGAGCATCTATGCGCTTGCGGTGAATGGGTATACGGATGACTGGTATGGGGAATATGTGGATGGTGTACTCGAGAAGATGAGCGATGAGGAGCTGAGGCTGCTTAGGAACTGCGTGTTTGCGCTGTACGGGTATGTGTTCAAGGATGAAAGCTTAAGGGAGTATTTTAGCGAGCAGGTGTGGTATGAGCCCGATCCCGGGGTGGATCCTGGGAGGCTGGAGCTTCCTCCCGAGCGGAGGCGCCTGGTGGAGCGGGTGGTACAAGAGGAGCGGAAGAGGGGATTGAGGAAGTAG
- the groL gene encoding chaperonin GroEL (60 kDa chaperone family; promotes refolding of misfolded polypeptides especially under stressful conditions; forms two stacked rings of heptamers to form a barrel-shaped 14mer; ends can be capped by GroES; misfolded proteins enter the barrel where they are refolded when GroES binds) codes for MAKQLKFDEEARRKLLSGVEKLANAVKVTLGPRGRNVLLDKKFGAPTVTKDGVSVAKEIELPDPFENMGAQLLKEVATKTNDVAGDGTTTATVLAYSIVKEGLKAVAAGANPMALKRGIDKTVDLVVEEIRKNAKEIKDRDEIAHVAAISANNDMEIGEEIANAMEKVGKDGVITVEESKTIETTTEFVEGMQFDRGYVSAYFVNNRDTMTCVLNDPYILIHDKKISSMKDLLPILEKVAQQGKPILIIAEDVEGEALATLVVNTVRGTLQACAVKAPGFGDRRKAMLEDIAILTGGQVISEELGLKLENVELSQLGRAGSVKVTKDDTTIVSGAGDSKAIKDRIAQIKAQIEETTSDYDREKLQERLAKLAGGVAVINVGAATEVELKEKKHRVEDALSATRAAIEEGIVPGGGLTYILATKALDQVDLSSWEEDEKIGFKIVKRALEEPMRQIAANAGLDGSIIVQRAREEKKGVGFDAAKMEWVDMMKVGIIDPAKVTRSALQNAASVAGLLLTTECAVTDIPEEEKKTPGTPDMGMDY; via the coding sequence ATGGCAAAGCAACTGAAGTTCGATGAGGAAGCTCGAAGGAAGCTGCTCTCCGGAGTCGAGAAGCTGGCCAACGCGGTCAAGGTCACGCTTGGCCCTCGAGGACGCAACGTGCTTCTCGACAAGAAGTTCGGTGCTCCCACGGTGACCAAGGACGGTGTCTCGGTGGCCAAGGAGATCGAGCTGCCCGATCCGTTCGAGAACATGGGCGCGCAGCTCCTCAAGGAGGTCGCCACCAAGACCAACGACGTGGCCGGTGACGGCACCACCACTGCGACGGTCCTCGCCTACAGCATCGTGAAGGAAGGCCTCAAGGCCGTGGCCGCGGGTGCCAACCCCATGGCCCTCAAGCGCGGCATCGACAAGACCGTCGACCTCGTGGTGGAAGAGATCCGCAAGAACGCCAAAGAGATCAAGGACAGGGACGAGATCGCCCACGTGGCCGCCATCTCCGCCAACAACGACATGGAGATCGGTGAAGAGATCGCCAACGCCATGGAGAAGGTGGGCAAGGACGGCGTGATCACGGTGGAGGAGTCCAAGACCATCGAGACCACCACCGAGTTCGTCGAGGGTATGCAGTTCGATCGCGGGTACGTCTCCGCTTACTTCGTGAACAACCGCGATACCATGACCTGCGTGCTCAACGACCCCTACATCCTCATCCACGACAAGAAGATATCCAGCATGAAGGACCTGCTCCCCATCCTCGAGAAGGTGGCGCAGCAGGGTAAGCCCATCCTCATCATCGCCGAGGATGTGGAGGGTGAGGCCCTCGCGACCCTGGTGGTGAACACCGTGCGCGGTACGCTCCAGGCCTGCGCCGTGAAGGCCCCGGGCTTCGGCGACAGGCGGAAGGCCATGCTCGAGGACATCGCCATCCTCACCGGCGGTCAGGTGATCTCCGAGGAGCTCGGGCTCAAGCTCGAGAACGTGGAGCTCTCCCAGCTCGGCAGGGCCGGGAGTGTGAAGGTGACCAAGGACGATACCACCATCGTGAGTGGCGCGGGTGACTCCAAGGCCATCAAGGACAGGATCGCCCAGATCAAGGCCCAGATCGAGGAGACCACCTCCGACTACGACAGGGAGAAGCTCCAGGAGCGGCTCGCCAAGCTCGCCGGCGGTGTGGCGGTGATCAACGTGGGTGCGGCCACCGAGGTGGAGCTCAAGGAGAAGAAGCACCGGGTGGAGGACGCCCTCTCGGCCACCAGGGCGGCCATAGAGGAAGGTATCGTTCCCGGCGGTGGGCTCACCTACATCCTCGCGACCAAGGCCCTCGATCAGGTCGACCTCTCCTCCTGGGAGGAGGACGAGAAGATCGGCTTCAAGATCGTCAAGCGGGCGCTCGAGGAGCCCATGCGGCAGATCGCAGCCAACGCAGGACTCGATGGGTCCATCATCGTCCAGCGGGCCCGCGAGGAGAAGAAGGGCGTGGGCTTCGACGCCGCCAAGATGGAGTGGGTGGACATGATGAAGGTCGGGATCATCGATCCCGCCAAGGTGACCCGCTCCGCCCTCCAGAACGCCGCCTCCGTGGCCGGGCTCCTGCTCACCACCGAGTGTGCCGTCACCGACATCCCGGAGGAGGAGAAGAAGACTCCCGGTACGCCGGATATGGGTATGGACTACTAA